TGCTGCAAATTTCTTCCTtctaaaattacaataaaatgttttattatagtaAAGACATTTCTTTTCCCCAAGTAATCTTTGCTTGGAAACTTTTTAGTGCTTCAGTTTACAGACAGTCGTGCAACTCTCCTGGTGCCTACTTATTCCTGCCCCATCCCTTCTTCTGGTTTCAAACAATTACCAGGAGACTTCAAAAGGTAgcaataatatcaaaatattttcactcGACAAGCTTCTTTTGGGCCTATGACATCACTCAGCTCCAAGTATCTGGGGCATTGTGGATGGCATTATTGTGAAGGTTTGCTTTCTTTGTCCCTTGACTGTCTCCATCCTGCCTGTGATAATTACAGTGTTGTTTGCACCAGTGCAGGGATCATTAGGTGGGCCTAATTATTAGATGATTTGGAAGGAAAGTACAAATTGATTATCTGCTTCCACTCAAGTTATAGTCAGATAAAGTTAGCATTAAATGGGGGGAGGCCTTCAATTTTAAGAGCAGAACTGATttcttgcttcattttctttcaacacattgctttatttctaaaaatgtatcaGTGGCAAAACTTAAGTTGCAcaacaattcaggagccacttgtcaaaagaaacgaactttatttttagaacacacacaccaaaccacacagctcctcaggaaaaaaccttcagagcccaactgccaccaccagcttcccacaagcctctccacctcccccactcctcctgctcttgaggctgattggctgggtcccatgggcagagccaaaaaaagtcccccagtgagcagctccgtggtctgaaagggcggggaaacagcccaatgagcatcaccgcagaggagccaatcagttggcagctagaagtttgctgggccgctgtgagccaatcatcagctggcagctggaagtttgctggggcccctttcggctgtggctctcaacacttaaGTTGCCCAAAGCACCTTCCACCAACAGCCCCACCTACCACCCATGCATCTACACATAGCTCTAGCCCCCTCTGCTTCTCCTGGAAGCTTCCAGGAGTGTAACTGACTGCCCTTCTAAAAGACAAGTGTAATGATATTGAGGTCAATGTGTTCATTTTGAGAAAACAATGTGACCAAAAAAGAATCCTTGCCTGCCCCACCCCATGCAGAAATCTATTGTGTTTTCTACTGGCTCTAGAAATTTCTGCCCTTGATTTTTTGGTAACTGTTTTACCATTTGCAGTTGTTCTTCAAAGGGGGAAACAGCAGTTTTTATTCAGAAGTAACATTTTAATCATTATCCTTGTGAGGAAAAGGAGTAAAGGTTACTCTTGCACCTTCCTGGATTTCTGTAGTTAATTCACCCCAGATTTGATAGGGTTCCTGGGTTTGACATGAGATGGAAAAAGAGTACTTGATATCTTACAAAACTTACtttcattttatctatctatctgtctgtctgtctgtctatctatctatctgggtagtgctaggaattgaacccagggccttgtgcatgctaggcaagtactctacaactgagctataaccctagcccccaCTTTCATGTTATTTAAATAAGGAGGAGGACACTTTAAAAATTACCTTCATAATgagtctttattcttttattcttctcctttttctttttagtactgggatCAAACCTAGATccttgtgcatgataggcaagcactctaccactgagctacatccctaaccctctttgttcttttctgttaAGCATGCCAGTAATAGTTTGacaatatgaatatgtatacattgttTAAAAATTGATGAGCTGGATCCTTTGACTTTGATATATATTATCACTTTGAATATTTaatccattatttaattttatttatatattatgattAAACATATTAGTATTTTTTCCTCAACCAAAATAAAGTAATATGCAATGAGTCTTGAAACTGGGGATAGaaaaatttcagttctttttgCTAGTATGCAAGCTCCATAGGAGAGGGACCTCATCTATATCGATCACTCTTTTTTCCTGAGAGCCTAGGGCAGTGCCTTATACATGTACTCAGaaaattgttgaatgaatgacagaACAAGCTACAAAAACTTCGGCAAAGTTTTtcaatttggggttttttgtttgtttgtttgtatgtcaAGCCGGGCATGTCTACATTATGAATGACTAGGGAATTAAGTACTTGGGTGACATATTCAGAGATATATGTCTGTATGTAGAGATATATGTTTCTGTAATTAATTCACCCAAAGGACCAAAGGGTGGGAGAAGGGAATATCCCCTGCTTACCAGACCCACTAACGTATCCCCACCTTTTGCATCTTCCCAGGAGCACTCACTGTGGGGCTAGTGCGACAGTGTCAAACAATCCATGGACGAGACCGGACGTGCATCCCTCCTCGGCTGCCCCCAGAGTGGGTCACCACACTGTTTTTTATCATCATGGGAATCATTTCATTGACTGTCACATGTGGTTTGCTGGTGGCTTCCCACTGGCGAAGAGAAGCTACAAAATATGCTCGGTGGATAGCATTCACTGGAAGTAAGTAGCCTGTGCTTACTAAGTTGTCTAGAAGGTGTGCACAGTAGTATTTTTATGAAgataatcaagaatcaataataaGGACTCAGTAATCATCAGAGAGCAACACTTGCATATGGCCTTGAGACAGATTCTCCACAGTCCTATCAGTTCTTCAAAACTCTTACAACAAGACCAGGACATCCACAACTTTAATTGCCTTGTATGCAACGCAAGTTTGAtgaatcttatttttgtttacatgTGACATAAGTATTCCAGGTCTGTGACTCAGAGCTACCAAAGCTTGAGTCTTTTCCTCTTGATGGTTTTGGTATCTTCtatcaaaataaagataaatctaGAAGAACTATAAAAACATAGACTAGATAAAAGTGGTTATTTGCTATTTAATATCATTGAATTTCTGCTGTGTATTGTATAACCATTGGAAAATCAGCACATTTGGTTATTTATGATTGTTTACCAACATTTCTTACTCTATTAAGCTATGCCCATTGGtgtgataaaattatatattatacattctcttatactttgaaaaattggttttatttcaaAACACATCAGAGGCTTATCCCAAGTTGAAAACAAATGCACAAAGAAAAGTTACTTCTataattttgctttcttatttctttccctctAAAGCATGTTTGCACTCCAGGAGACATTTGGCAATGCCTAAAAATACTTTTGATAGTCACAACTAGGGGGTGCTGCTGGCATCTAGTGTGTAGAGACCAAGATGCTGCTAAACTACAAACCTACAGGACAGCACCCCCAGCTACAGAGAATTCTCTAGCCCCAAATGGCAGCAGTCCCACTATTGAGAAAACCTGCCTTAAAGAAATGGGATGGCAATACCTGTGCCAAACATTGATACTTCACTTCTAATTCAGTGTCTTAAAATCATCTCAGGTTTGTATAAGTTTCTAAAAATGTCTGTTAAAACTGCTCATTTCATGTTATATCATTATTTAGAACTAGGGTGATTAGAGTAAGAGATAATCTCAAGGATCCCTATTCATGGTAAAACTCAGTTAAAACTATCTTTAAGGCTGTAGGATAGTGATAttccttcatttctctgtttctccctAACTTTTGGTGaaactttctctttatttttctggctttgttttttattttagtctttccaCTCTCCACTGCCCTTAATTTTAGATGTAGATCAAGCAAATTGcctttgacattaaaaaaattttaaaaacccaaaagcTTCTCCACTCTTGTTAATCAATGTGACACAATTCAAAGAGACCTCCAGAGATAGTTCTTGTCTAAGAGTAAGGGCCAGAAGCAGTTGTGGAGATCAGGctgctgaaatttaaaatttaaaatttaaatttcatttttaagtttgaaaatatttatgaggAATTTAAAGAGAAGACAgggttcttttgtttgtttgtttgttttttgtgttttcctCAAAGATAGAACCATTTATGCAGATAGAATTCACTCTTTGGGAGTAAAATAATACCAAAGAAAGGTTTAGTTTCAGCAGTTAGTTGAAAGTTGGGAGGATATATGCTCAGAATACCAAAAATCTAAACTATAATTTAGAAAAGTTGTATGAAGCAAAGAAAGCACTAATATGCTCACATGAGCTATTAGTTTGCCTGATGTAAATGTaagattatgtttattttttactgcCTTCCGGCAGAGAATATTTAAGTATGTGTAGTTATTCCCCAATGCAATGAATCTTTTTTAGTTAAATAATCtaactttttgaaattatatatgcacatgcTACATAATTCAGTCAGTGAAAGGGTAACCGAGTGAAGTTTTTTGTCCTGTCACTCAGGGACCTGGTAACCTCTTTCCTGGAGGTGATCACTGTTACCAGTTTGTGAATTTTCCTACTAGAAGCATTCTGTACATAGAaacatacatgcatgtgtgtgtgttctttacatatatatttatataaaaatgttcacacaCTATACTATACTTCTGGTTTTTAGTTTAATAGATCTTGGGAGTTATTTTCCTTTAAGTGGGTATAGAGCTGCCTTGCTCTTCTTACCTTcctttaatgcatttttttccagTAGCGGAGCTAGTGAGCTGGGGTGGCAGTTCTGAGAGGAATTGGGCTCCCCCTAGTGTTCCCTTGCAGCCATTGTGGACGTACTTTATCTCTAATGTATGTACTTCTATTCCAGTGAAGGCTGTAGTTTTTATAATAATGGAAGGTTAACACTTTCTGATGCCTGTGTGCAGTGAGGATGTATGTCTCCTCACATGATGAGCCCCACATGATGAGCCTTGCTTGAgggcaagaaaaacaaagatagtCCTCCTCTTCAAGTCTGATACTGCTCTTTCCTTTGCTGCCCTGATTTACCACCTCAACTCTCAGGATCCCTGATTTCTCATTCCCACCACCAGAGATTCTATGCCTTGGAAGATATGAAATTATGTCTTCATAAGCTTTAGGTGATAGATATTATCAGtgttaataataatgttaagATTTAAGTAACTTCAAAGTTCTTAGtagcttaaaaaaaattcatcaatttACATTAAAGCTGGTCCCCAGGCATTATAAGGAACCTGATTCATAGGATTGAAAACCAAGGTTCAATTGAATAGGAGTTCATTgcttccttaaaattttattaagtttctgtagtaatttggaaaattttaactCTTGAAAATGCTAAATTCTGCCGGTAGCCATTAAATGAGTACTTATAAGggtaaattttgattttaaagtggaaaatggaaaagatagGCATGAAGTTGCAACGTTAGTTGAAACAACAAATTTAATATGTAGATCTCTGAAGCACTTTTCTTCTAAATTGTGTGTTTCTTGAGTTAGtcaacattaaggaaaaaaaatgtttttaaaacaattgtcCTGCTGTTTTTTACTAGATTATGTATAGATACCTAGATTGTGGTTGCATTTTATTCACCAAACTAGTAGGCCATAAGAAGCATTATAAATTGATGACAGATAACAGTGGTAAGTGGGCATTGACAGCATTAGTAGTTATTTATTGTTAACAGTACAACAAAAAGACCAAGAACTCTAATAAAAGTTAATGCCTGAATTGTTCAGTTGTTCTGTAGTAGGTATCATAATGCATGAAgtttaattatgtaatattttttggTGTAGTCATTTACCCAAGTTGAAATAATCTtatttatacaatataaaattatctaCCCAAGTGGTACAAAGCAGAGTGCTGGTGTGTTTCTTAAGTGGTATATTACTTAAGCAAATgctactttttaatatatattcttgGAGATATCCCATCCAGGAAAAGATTCCTAATTGGTTTTTTAAGGACTCATGAAATTCTGTTCCCTCCCCACATACTTAGACAAGCATTCCTGGATGATATATTTATCCAGGGCACTCTCAGTATTCTGGCAATAGGTTTAACTTGGAAAAGGTTTCTTGTTTAGTTAATAATAGAAAGCTTTCTGCcagattttagtttattttttggaACTTTGTCCATGATAGAGATAACCACGCTGACAATTTGATAATCATCCCAAAGATCTGATGTTCTTTTACTAGCTGATTGAAAATCAGAATAAGATAAAtggtacttatttttatgtacctTATCTCCAGTTCCTTCTAATACCTCAAGGAGCAGAGAGTTGGCAGAATAATAACTGGAATGATAATAGTATGTAATGTTTATTCAGTATATCCTGTTAACCTGACACTGGCCAGGGGCTTGAAGTTATTTTATTTGTCCTTCTGATACTTCCCTCTATTTCAGAAGGAAAGCAGAGACCTAAGATTGCATAGTTGGTAGGTAGTAGGGTCAGAACTTAGGCTAGCCAGTTAATTAGTAGTTTAAATAGATAAGAACAGGATATTGAGTACTTAGTAAGTTTGGAGAGTATCCATCTTATTTCTGGTAATTCAGAATCATCCTAATATACTTTCATAAAGGGCTAACTCAGCTTTTGCTGTATTTGATAAATGGTCCATGTTATTAATAGGTTTGACCTTGTTATCAATCTATAATTCCTATAAACTTTTTTTGTgccaaattttcattgtttttataatcACCAAACCATGTTACTAATgttgtgttttggtttgttttacaGTGATCCTTTTCTGTATGGCTGCCCTAATATTTCCAATAGGATTTTACATCAATGAAGTCGGAGGTCAACCTTATAAATTACCCAACAACACAGTAGTTGGGTCATCATATGTACTTTTTGTCTTATCAATTTTCTTTACAATAGTAGGACTTCTATTTGCTGGCAAAGTTTGTTTACCAGGCTGATGAATGTCTAAACTGCTTgactctattattttttattttattttattttttatttttatttttagagggtGGGAGGACAAAGACAAGGCATCTGAGCAGTCCTCTCATAGGAAAATGCTTAGGTGAAACTGatgctgaaaaggaaaaaatgctttGATTTGTTCTCACTATGcactttggattaaaaaaaaaaattgagagccTTTCCATAACCAAATACAGACAATAATGACTAAATCTCCTGAGCATATTCAGGCAGTCAGTCTGCACTGTGATAGCAACCTAGTGAAGGAGAATGCTTTACACTGAAAAGCATGTGGCCCTTTGTGACTCTGTTGTTCCGTTTTTAACGTCTAATGattcatttgagaaaaaaagtttaagtaTTTATGAATCATGGTGGACCAGAGGGATGCAAAAGAAGTTCATGTGGGGCTGGCCTCACCTCCTAAGAAATTAGTGTTCACAACTTCCTTGTAATGGTATGAGCCTTTGGCACCAGAGCGGATTACCGTTGCATTACTGCACCGAGAAGCCAATAGATCAAAATGTGTTTGCTAAAATGTatgtaaaaattctgaaattcccTAATCTCtatgtacaaaaagaaaaggaaaaaaaatcaaaacactaaGAGACATGTTgtttggggtgggtgggtggggaaaatcttccttatatttatataaatatatatataatatatatattttgctgatGCAGTATacagtgtgtatatatgtgtgtgtgtgtgtatgtgtgtgtaaatttatatatgcacacatgcaaaCAGTTCCTGGAAGAGAACTCTGAATGCTTTGCTAGCAAACACTGTGGTGTGCAAACCTAGAACTcactcaatagaaaaaaaagccATTTATCTGAAGGCTGCATAGTGGAGAGAGTCTTCAGTTTACCTCATTCTTTGTAGCAGCCCTTGATTTTAACCGGTTTTTGTAATAGGTACAAATAATCCCATACCTTTCTAGGTGTAATTTTAAGTTAAGCTAAAAATTCTTTGTAGgttaatttatttgtatatgatagTAGTAGGTAAGATCATGTCAAACCTTATAATTTGGGGAATCTAACACTATTTAAATTATTGGAAATTGTTGTCTATTGTATAAAGATTCTTTTTTCTATTGGCTTGGTATGCTACATTAATAATGCATTTTATATGTTCAAGCACACAACTTTACGTAAATACAAAGTTCACTAGCAAACATCTGGCTTTTTTGACTACTTACAATACTAATTTCACTCTgccataaaaattaatgtttctgttctttttatctGTAAGCATTATTCACATACTTTTACCAAAAACTCAAGcaatacaatattttctttatttgctgtATGCCTTTGTTTGCTAAAAGCtaacatttttgcatttattttaaagggCTGTACTAAACCCACAGCTTtaagtttttttccttaaaaaagcATTGTAGCCAATGCTTGAACTCacaaatggttttaaaatacagtatttctCTTCTCCACATTTCCATGCCTTCGTGTCAAAGCTTAGTTGTTTTTCCTGGTGAGCACCATAGATAATCTCTTGTTCGAAGGGTGGACAGGAGGGTGTTTCACAGCAATGGAGCtaagtttttcctctttttagtgAAATGGCAACCCAGATGTCCCTATCAGTATAATAGAGACAGTCTCATGTAGCCCATGCTTCACACAAGCAGGAATGAATGCACTGTTTCTTAAGAAGATAGTTTATAAATTACAGAATGATTCCTTCAGAGATGGGGCTACCTCCTCAGATATTCAGAGTATGAAATGGAAGAGCTCAATGTGTTTCACACTGGCTTGTTTGGTATTCATATATCTTACTGTTAATTCTACAGTGTTTCATTGTGAATGAAAACCCCATTTTCAGCTCACTCTTGAGTCAACAATGGGCTGGGGTGTTGGACCACCCCTGGGTGTGTTCCTTGAGCGTTCTGAGGGAATGTCATACTTTTCCTTTTTACCTtccccaggttaaaaaaaaaaaaaaaacccattggAAAACCCAAGGGAGACCATTCCCCACGTATTGTGATGTCTAGTCAATTCTAAGAGTACCACCGGACACATGTGGACATTTGGGATTGCATTTCCCATTGTGATTTGACAGGTCCTCAAATCAAAGGGAACACTTTAAAGGAAAGCTTTGGTTGTCACCATTATACCACTGAGATAGTGTTAGCAAAGTATGGTTCAAATTAATTTATGGTATAACCAAGAGATTTTCTCTTCCAAAAGATGGATTTTATTGTAAAtagtttctcaaaatatttttaactggaTCATGAGCATGGGGAGAGAAAGTTTCTCAGCTGCTAAGAATTTCCCCACTGTTTACTTCTTTCACTTACAGTGGTATTGCATATAAGATTACAAAATTTAAGGTTTTATTTGTATCTATTACCCAAACCATTAAATTGTCCTTGATATCATCATTGTCTTGGAGGTCCAGTGCATAAAGGACTGATAGAGGGAAAGTTCCTCTAGCCAGTCTGCATGCTAACCCAGGATTAAGACCATCTCATTGAGTAGTATGTGAGGTCAAGTCTTTGTACTCTTCCAGACCAAACATTGAAATGGACTCATTCATATAACTTTCTATAAATCCTGTAAGTGAAAAGATAGTCAACTGTCAGCAGTTGCTTTTAAAAAGGTCACTATAATAAGTACTATATAGTACAGTATTAATTTATAGCAGGATATCATATCTTGTAAACTGTATATAAAACACGGTTTTATGGTGCAATCATTTGTCCAACTTTTGTCTGTTACATTGTTTTTAGAGTGTACGTTCTTCTCATACCTAAGAATATCACTGTAAAATGCTGAAaactatctttttgttttatttgcacaAGACTGAATTAGTTTGAAAATTTTTGGAAGCTCCTATTGAACATGCCTAGACACctgtaaacataaaaatattaagttcatTAAAAGTAAACATTTCAGTATGATTCTTTCCAAAGGTAATCCATGTTCTATGTTGTTAACGTGTGAGTGTGATTTTTCTGACTTGTCCACCTCTTaacctattttctgttttgtttttgaaggatggctttttttttttctttttaatgttctagATGACCAAAACACTATTGGTTTTTACCCTCTTGCCTAAAGCTTTGATATCTCCACTTGATGTTCTATGAAGTCACTGTTTAATCTCTTAAGTGAAATACTAAATAGTCCTGGTGACAAACAATCTATTGATTTAGAGAAAGGCCCAGAAAAAAAGTATTGAAAGGTAACTTTGGATATATTGTTAGCTATTATTTTGCATCGTGGGCTTCATGGGAAGAACATGTTGCATTTAATTTGTCTTTATTATAAGACTACTAGACACAAATTACTCTTACTATAGTAACCGCTTTATCAACCCACTttgatcttcttttaaaaattaaatatgcattCACAGTTCAAAACAGTAAGCTGTCTTTCAGAAAAATTTTGAAGGATAAAATACATGAAGGAAAAAAGTGGCCTGTGTAGGTAGAATTCACTACACAGGACTTGTAATTGTATCACCTCAAGAGATTTTAAAGTTTGTGATTAAGGTCTGTATATTATCCCAAACTTTATTAAGAATTGTTTTCTAATTGGTTTTgacattttttcaattaatagTTTCAAAACAATTGTTAATACAACTgtataaaatgaacataattttcttcacttgtatttttgttattgagCAAGTTTATCAAAATAAATTGTCTACTAAAGAAACTAAAAAGGCTTCTATTACTTTGCATaagctttgatttaaaaaattaatttcttatagtggttccacatatatacacatagacacTTCCATGCCTCTTGTTAGCCTTGTGGTGGGGAAGggttccctctcttcttccactCCTAGCTCACTCCTAGGTCAGAGCTGCCATTAATATTCCAGGTCACTGATTATGCCATGTTAGCAATAAGAAGAGCCATTCAGCAATAAAACACCACATACACGTGGATTTGTCTTCTGCATCAAATTTCCATGaactaggagaaaaaaattgagcCAAAGCCCGGAAGACCAgccatctttctcttctttcttgcaTATAGACTTAGCTCCATCTTGGCTTCAGTCTTCTGCTGTGTCTACTTTTACTTCACGCCAAAGGATCTTAGCTTCTAAGATCTTAAAATGTGGGTTGAAAGAACAAGATAAAGGCCCTTGGTCTTTAGACTGGTCCGTTTACCCCACATTATAGCCTTACCAGAGCCCTCTATGGAAGTATCAAGATTAGCCCAGCACAATAACAACTAGTGAATCTCTCACCTTCACTGCTGTTTCTTCTTTATATGCCCTTTCCAAGAGCCTCCTGGGGTGTTAAGGGTTAAGACATAGTAAAAGATGGTTTTGAGTTCTGGGACTTGAAAGCATCTTCAAAGGGTGCCCAACCATTCCAGGTGGCCTGAGACCTAGGGATTCCCACAATGTGGGACTTTTTTGGGGAAAATCCAGGCAAACTAGGGTGGTCATTAGGTCACTCAATCTTCACACTATCCAAATCTTATTCTGATACATAACACTGATTAGAGGTACTcaagaaggtttttttttgaTAAGCACTAATGAATAGGTCAGTTGGTAACTGTAATGGTAGGCATATACcagactttttccttttcttcggAAAAGGCAGCAGCATGGTTTTAACAATAAGATGTGCTcaaaaaaaaccttatttttgACTAAGTCTTCCATCAACTCTATTCTAGCTGCCCTATGGGATTATGGGGGAAATTCCAAAATGAGAGGACTGTGGCTTCTCTGTGGGTCACAGTTACCCAGCAACAAAGTAAAGGCAGTTATTTATAAGTGGTATTAAAGATAGAAAgtataatgtattatttttttagagttttggttcttttcccagaagaagaaaataccaTGGGATGATATTTTCAAGCACAATCAAGGTTTGTGCCTATCAACCCCAGTTCTAATTATAGACAGAGACCACCTAAGATTAATTTTCAAGAGTTTCAAGAAGAGATTTTTCATGAGACTCAAAATTTCATAGTTGGATGAAGTCTCAAAGAGCATGTCCAGGGTTTccattttcagatgaagaaattgaggcctCAGAAAGGCTTTCTGACTTTCCTAAAGTCTCTTGACTAGGTCTCAGCAGAACCCTCAACATAGGAAAGAATGTCTTTGACAAATGCACATTGATCCTAGGACAAATATTCTCATTCTACAGCCATCTGAACCCACCTGTCTTCAGCTCATCTTCATCTGATGCTCATCTACCAAGTCATTTCTGTTGGGCCCAgagtgtggctcggtggtagaagcccttgcctggcatgggtgagaccttgggtttgattcctagcaatCCAAGTGGATTCTgccaaaatattctttaaatgaagTGTATTACGTCCTCATTCACATTTTTGTCATTCCCATTGCGCAGATGGAAGCCCCAACTCCAGTAAGCTGGCATAGAAAACTCTCCATGACTAGGCTTCGCGTGGCCTCCTCAACCTCCCCACTGTTTACTTTTTCTGACAACCAGCCTGCTCTCCATTCTCTGACTACAACCTGTTTGCTGTTGTGGCTGTGTCTGCATTGTCTACTCCTGGTGGTTTTCTTTAATCCTGCTTGTGTTGAACTATACCTaatcctttgttttccttttacttattCCTCTGTAACAGTACTAGAGGGGAGTAGACCCCTGCATTCAAATCTCAGTtccacagttttatttttgtgacCTTCAGGCAAATCATTTAACCAAGGTCTGTGagccttggttttttttttatctatacaATGGGGCTAATAACCATACCTATTTATGGGGCTATTGTTTGTTTAAATGAGACCAAGTGCCAGGAACAG
The sequence above is drawn from the Urocitellus parryii isolate mUroPar1 chromosome 9, mUroPar1.hap1, whole genome shotgun sequence genome and encodes:
- the Mosmo gene encoding modulator of smoothened protein: MDKLTIISGCLFLAADIFAIASIANPDWINTGESAGALTVGLVRQCQTIHGRDRTCIPPRLPPEWVTTLFFIIMGIISLTVTCGLLVASHWRREATKYARWIAFTGMILFCMAALIFPIGFYINEVGGQPYKLPNNTVVGSSYVLFVLSIFFTIVGLLFAGKVCLPG